GATGCCGCCGAGTGTCCGTGGGAGATGCGTGCGGACTAGTTCGGTTTGGCTAGCTGGCAGGTCCGGGCGGGGGTACCCGCGGCGCGCGCGATTGGGCCGGCCGGACGGTTCCCTAGGCCGTCGGGTCGGTCAGGATGGAGTGAACCGCAGGGGGTGAGCCGTGCATCTGACACTTGGGCTGTCCGAGGTGGAGGACGCCGAACTCCGACGACTCGTATGCCTCGCGCAGATGGGTCGACTCAGCGTGCCTGCCCAAAGACGGGTGAGCGAGCTCCGGGTTCGGGATCGACGCGACCTGGTCCGAGACCCGGCGCCGGAGGAGACTGGAATCCGGTTGATTCCGCAGCCGCGGTCACGTTCGGAGGGCTGATCGTCGGATTGCCGGTCGCCCGGGCCCCTGGCGACGACCGGCTCGGGGGATACTGCTCGTATGGGCATGCTGATCCGCCGGTTCCTCCGGATCATGCGGCAACGACGCACGATGCGCCGCCGCTGAGGCTCGTTTGGTCGCCGGCCCACCTGCGGGACCGGCTGGTTCGGCAGCGAGGATCTCAGCTGCCGGCGCCCCCGCGGCCGGTTCGACCTAGATCGTCGAGGATGCGCTGGGCAGCGTTGTGGCCGGCCGCTCCGATCACCGAGCCTGCGGGATGGCACCCGGCGCCGCCGGCGTAGAGACCGTCGATCCCGGTGACGTAGGGCATTCGGTCGGCGAAGGCCACCCCGTTGTCGACGTGATGGATATGGCCGTGGGTTATGCCGAAATGGCGCTCGATGTCCGGTGGGGCGAGCGGGAATGTGTCGACTACGAGCTCTGATGTTCCGGGCGCGAACCGGTCGCAGATTCCGAGCAGATGCTCGACGTAGCCGTCGATCTCGTTCACCCAGCTCGAACCGGCCGGCTGGTAGGGAACCGATTGCACGAAAAGGGCTGCGGAATGGTGGCCACCCGGGTCCTGGAGGGACGGGTCAACCGTCGTATGGACGTACCACTCGATGGTTGGGAATTCCGGGAGCTTGCCTTGCGACACGTCGGTCCAGACCCGGCGCACGGCCGCCAGCGGACGCTCCTCGGGAAGCAGATGAATCGTGGCGCCGAGTGGGCTGCGGTCGCCGGGTCTTTGACAGCTGAATCTCGGCAATCCGGAGAGGGCCAGGTTCACCTTGAGTGTCGAACCGGGGCGGGCAAATTCCATCACCCGGCTGCGTAGTGGCGCTGGCAGCCGGACGAGTGAGTCGAGACGGAACGGGTCCACGCAGGCGAGGACGGCATCGGCGTGGACGCTGCGCCCGTCGGCGAGCGTGACACCGTCCGCTGAGCCGGCGGTTACGTCGATCCGGGCCACCGTCAAACCGGTACGGATGACGGCGCCGGCTCGGGCGGCAACATCTGCGAAGGTCTGCGTGACGGTTCCCATCCCGCCCCGGACGATCATCCAGGTGCCGTCGGCGTCGGGGAGCCGGCACATGTTGTGCACCAGAAAGTTGTGACCCGAGCCCGGTGTATCGATTCCCCCGGCGAGGCCGGAGAGACCGTCGGTCACGGCGTACATCGCGATGAGCAACTCGTCGCGGAATCCGAAGCGTTCGAGGTAGTCGAGCACCGAGCCGCAGCAAAGTTCGACGAAGATCCCGCGGAGATCTGGCCGGATGTAGCGCTCCGCGGTCTCTTCGGTCGTGAGGGGCTCGGCGAGCCATGCAGGCGCGAGATCGTGTCGCAGGGCGGCGAGTTCCGCGTTCAGCGCTTCATCCGCGACCCAGTCGGCCGCCGAGAAGAACTCCACGAACTGTGCCTTCACAGCGCCGCGATCACGTCCGAAGAGCAGCCTGCGTCCGGACAGCGTCGGCAGGAAGTAGTGCGGATCGCGACGGAGCAGAGGTAGCCGGACGTCCAGGAGCTGAAGCAGCTCAGGTGGCATCAGGCCGAGCAGATAAGCGCCGGTGGATTGGCGCAGCTGGGGGAGGGAGCGGAAGGGCGCCTCGGTGCGGGCTGCCCCTCCGACGGTGTCGGCCGCCTCGACGATCAGCACATCCAAACCGGCGCGGGCGAGGATGGCCGCGGCTACGAGCCCGTTGTGCCCGGCGCCGATCACGATCACTTCGGCACGGGCGGGCAGATCCACGGCGTCACGCTACCGGCGCCGGGCCGACCCGATGCGCCTGCGGGAACCATGGGTGTAGTTCGATTGGCCACACAGTTCAGACGGAACCGCGTCGCCCGGGGCGGTAGCTCAGCTGGTTAGAGCAGGGGACTCATAATCACGTCAATGGTGCAGGTCAGCGGGCGGGAATC
The nucleotide sequence above comes from Mycobacteriales bacterium. Encoded proteins:
- a CDS encoding NAD(P)/FAD-dependent oxidoreductase, whose translation is MDLPARAEVIVIGAGHNGLVAAAILARAGLDVLIVEAADTVGGAARTEAPFRSLPQLRQSTGAYLLGLMPPELLQLLDVRLPLLRRDPHYFLPTLSGRRLLFGRDRGAVKAQFVEFFSAADWVADEALNAELAALRHDLAPAWLAEPLTTEETAERYIRPDLRGIFVELCCGSVLDYLERFGFRDELLIAMYAVTDGLSGLAGGIDTPGSGHNFLVHNMCRLPDADGTWMIVRGGMGTVTQTFADVAARAGAVIRTGLTVARIDVTAGSADGVTLADGRSVHADAVLACVDPFRLDSLVRLPAPLRSRVMEFARPGSTLKVNLALSGLPRFSCQRPGDRSPLGATIHLLPEERPLAAVRRVWTDVSQGKLPEFPTIEWYVHTTVDPSLQDPGGHHSAALFVQSVPYQPAGSSWVNEIDGYVEHLLGICDRFAPGTSELVVDTFPLAPPDIERHFGITHGHIHHVDNGVAFADRMPYVTGIDGLYAGGAGCHPAGSVIGAAGHNAAQRILDDLGRTGRGGAGS